The following nucleotide sequence is from Aspergillus luchuensis IFO 4308 DNA, chromosome 1, nearly complete sequence.
TCAAAACAGGGCAAATCTTGTGGCAGTATACCGCGAGCAAGACAAGCTTAAAGAAGCCGAGAACATATGGGGCGAAGTGTTTGAACAAGTGTTTGAACGCATAAAGGGCATGGTGTGGATATACCGCAGGCAAGGCAAGCGTAAGGAGGCTGAGGAATTGAGAGACAAGATGTTACAgctgaaaaaagaaatatatggTGAGAATCATCCTGCTTTTCTTGATAGCAGAAATTTCTTTGCAAGGATATTGGCCCGACAGGGAAGCTAAGGGGATGTTTTAGAACATGGCAAGACTTacatgaatatatattgagcAAGACAAGCTTAAAGAGGCTAAGAACATAGAGAGTGAAGTATTTATAACTACAAAGAGGTCTACTTAATAAGAAATCTTCTGGTACTCTACAAAGCCTGGTATACCTTGTGTGAATATTGTCAGTAAGGCAGGCTTGCGATGGGCAGAAATATGGGGAGGGCGGCCGAAGCTTTCCCGGTTGAGGAGAATAGCTTAGTGATGTTTTGAATCGACACTGGATTCTGTTGACATTGAATCTTCATATACCGACCTTATCCAGTATCAATAAAAATGGTTGCAAATCAATCTGGTGATGATTTGTATGTCACGTAGCTAGACAGCCTCTTTTCCCACAATACGATCTTTGTTTGATAGTGTTTCTCCTATAGCCAAATTCGGTTAGAACTACTACCATATCCAGCGGTCCAACCATCTACCGTGGACTAGCTATTCTATGATTTAGCAGTTATCAGTGCATCACATTGATATTGAACTTGTATGTAGAATCTCATGTCATCAGAAATAACTAATAACGTTAGGATCAATCTTATTGAACTACGAATGAGAAGCATTGACACTATCCGGAACAACTTGTGCCCATacatatatagtatattattaatacccGGGAGCTCAGCCAAAAGGGCAACCATCCGACTAATCTAATACAGGGATATCGGAAATTGGTGTCACCACATCTTactcttcctttcttattGGAACTCTTATTAGTGACCAAGCCAAACCTGTAATAACATcgtattagaaataatataatatattatttcaacTATTCTAGATACAAGATCTCTTGGCTCAGATTCTTGAACACACCCCCGTCTGCCAAAGTACCTTCCTTAACAGGCAGTTCAGTGCGGGAGCCAATCAGGGGCCTCGCCGCTGGAGCCAAAAATTTCCTCGAAAATCCCGAGGAAGTTCATCCATCCTACCCCagaactacttactatcaaGCATTGACCTCTATCTCTAGAGAAGGGTCTGGACGGTGTTAGTCTCATCGAATTCGGTCCTTGCGACTCGCCTTCGCCCAAGTACCGATTCAGTCGGTTACTGCGATGTGTCCCCAGGACTCCGTCAACCCCTCCCACTACTAGTTCACCCAGTGCTCCCCGCCCATACTCTATCTGGCCCGCCTCTTTGAGCCTTCACGCGGCCACAAGGGGTCTCAGATCCCACCACTGTCACACGGAACTCGTTCGTTCGTCTTGATACACTAAACATGGAGGCATCTGCAAACGAAGGTAGTTTTGCCCGTCCTCTGCAACCTCACAAGCACTAACAGTTCATCTTCATAGGTCTTTTGGCCTTCTGGCATTCCTACCGCTTGcctcttctcctcgctctcgctACCCTTGTCGTTCTCGTTCGCGCTTATCGTAAGCTGCAGCCGAAGTCCAAGATTGCTACTGCTTCCTCGATCCCGTCGTCACCTCGCAGCCATTCCCCGGAAAAACGTGAAAAGACCATCAGCCAGTCTACGGAGAAGGATGTGAAAGCCGACTCAAAGCCCTCGGTCGTGGAGAAGGACGCGTCACAAAAGCAGGCCGGTCCGAAGCGAGTCACAGGAAAGAAGCCGCTAAAGGTTGCTGGCCGGCGTAGAGGTTCTGACCAGGAACCCCCTGTCTCCTTCATTcaacccatcatcttcttcgcttcgTTGACCGCAAACACCGAGAGATATGCCCAAGTCTTGCTGGAAGATTTGCGAGCTGCTGCGCGCGATCGGGCCGATCCTGAAAATCGGGAACGAggcctccttcccccccagaTTCACGACCTGTCCTATGTCGATTTCGACGACTACTTCATCAGCGCGCCGAAGCCTCCTTCGACTTCGCCAGGAACACGCTATGTCTATTGCATGCTGATCCCGACTTACAACATCGACACCATCTTGAACACCTTCCTCGGTCACCTCGACGAAACTCATCATGACTTCCGCATTGATACTGCACCTCTGTCTGGTCTCGCTGGCTATTCTGTCTTCGGATTTGGCGACAGAGAAGGATGGCCTaccgaagaggaaggctTCTGCTCACAGGCCAAGGAACTGGATCGCTGGATGGCGAAACTCACAGGTAGGAAGAGAGCCTACCCTCTTGGTTTTGGAGATGTCAAGAGCGATGCGGACTCGGCCTTGAAGGAGTGGTCCCGTGGCCTACAGGATATTCTCGGTGATATTGTCGAAAATGGCGGCCTAGGTGAAGGTGTCCCTGGTAGTGGTGATCCGCTCGaaagtgatgaggaggatttggacgACGAAGGTTCGGACTCTGACAAGGCAAACGGTCGGAAGAGAAACAAGAATCAATCGGTGGTCGACCTGGAAGATATTAAGTTCAACTCGGACGCTGCATCCGGATCTCCTATCCCAGTGGATTTCACTACGGGTGGAAAGACTCCTGCGCCCGCCACTGAGAAAGAGATGGTGCCCAAGACCTCGCCCACCTATGCCTCTCTGACGAAGCAAGGATATACCATTGTTGGTTCGCACTCTGGCGTCAAGATCTGTCGTTGGACCAAGTCCGCCCTGCGTGGTCGTGGCTCCTGTTATAAGTTCTCATTCTACGGTATTCGCTCTCACCTGTGCATGGAGGCAACTCCTTCGCTTTCTTGCAGCAACAAATGTATCTTCTGCTGGCGTCATGGTACCAATCCTGTCGGCACCACTTGGCGTTGGAAGGTGGATGATCCGGAACTCATTTTCAATGGAGTCAAGGAAGGTCATTACAAGAAGATTAAGATGATGCGTGGTGTTCCGGGTGTGCGTGCGGAGCGATTCGCCGAGGCTATGCGGATCCGTCACTGTGCTCTCAGCTTGGTCGGCGAGCCGATCTTCTATCCCCATATTAATCGTTTCCTGGACATGCTGCACAGCGAACACATCTCCAGTTTCCTTGTCTGCAACGCCCAACACCCCGACCAGCTTGAAACGTTGCATCGGGTGACGCAACTCTATGTCTCCATCGATGCTAGTAACCGCGAGAGCCTACGTAAGATCGATCGGCCTCTGCACCGCGACTTCTGGGAACGTTTCCAGCGCTGCTTGGACATCCTCCGGGAAAAGCGTCATTACCAGCGGACGGTGTTCCGTCTTACGCTGGTCAAGGGATTCAACATCGACGATGAAGTGATCGGATATGCCAACCTGGTTGAGAAGGCTCTGCCTTGCTTTATTGAAATCAAAGGCGTGACTTACTGTGGtaccagcaccagcgccGGAGCTGGACTGACGATGCAGAACGTTCCTTTTTACGAAGAGATTCAGCAATTCGTCACTTCTCTCAACGCAGAGCTAGAGCGCCGTGGTCTGAAGTATGGTATTGCCGCCGAGCATGCTCACAGTTGTTGCGCGCTCATCGCGTCCGAGCGGTTCCACGTTAATGGCAAGTGGCATTCCCGGATCGATTACGATaggttcttccagctcttggagaaggagaaggccgacGGTACCTCGTTCACGCCGGAGGACTATATGAGAGAAACCGAGGACTGGGCGCTGTGGGGTAACGGAGGCTTCGATCCGAATGATGAGCGTGTCTAcaggaagggcaagaagaaggccattCAGGCTGCTGTTGAAACCCAGGGATGATCGGCCTCTTCACATGGTATATATGCCTATACATGGGTTGGGTTCCATAGCAGTTCGTCGGTTTGCCCGCGAGTCTCATTCTATGACGCGACCAAAAGCCCACACTCTTGCCGAGATCCCTTCTCATCAGAGCTCGACCTACCAGCAGCGTGCCGAACAACGCTGCTTCACCAAGATGCGAAGTATCGCCCCACTGCTTACGGACTTCGTTCGGCGAAAGACGAGCCCAAGTTCTCCGTCCATGGACTCTGCCCCAAACCTCGTTTCACAGTGCCCGAGCATTCCGTGCCGCCGTTGTGAGGCCCACAGAAACGCTATATACGAAACGATAAGGCTAGTAGATTTCATTTATGACTTCCTGTATCTAGTTAAAATTACGAAATGACACATGTCAAATGACGTTTTGTAGCTCATGATCATACGAGTTTTGCCCAAGTGGGTTTGTTCTGACAGCTGTTGAGTATGGTTTTGTATGGCCGTTTCATATTCCTTTGTTCCAGATGTCATTGCAAATGACCTTCAGATCATTCTCCTAACCTCTAAAAACTGCTATACTACAGGATGTCATGGCTTGGCACTTCTCTTCCTCAGGCTGTCTTTGGCCGTGCATTCTGGCTGGAGCctagaagaagatccatcGGCTGGGCTTTCTGTCGATCTGCTCCTAAAGGCTCTCACCCAGGAACAGTTCGGGCTAAACAAAATTTCGTACTCGACTGACGCGCCGGTGGATTGGTCGCCTGCGTCGGCTAGTCATGCCTGTGGGGAACGATCCGAAGAAGGTGGATCAGCAATCAGTGGGGACCACTTTCTGAACTGCCGTGCAGGTACGACTGCTCCAAACATATCGTCAATTTCGCTGGGCGCCTGATCTTTCATCTCTGGCAAGTAAAGCCATGTTCCCACGAGGGCAATGGCCGAGAAGCCCGCACATACAAAACCGGTCTTACCGCGCAGGGCACCCTGATCAGGGTTGAAGATGTACGGCAAGATGAGGTTGAAAACGACGCTGGAGAGTCCGGCAACGAACCAGCCCAAACCTTGGGACTTGGCCCGAAGCCGCAGAGACGATGCTTCTCCACCGACAGCGTAGGATGCTGGCCATGCACCAATACCGCAGGCCGTGATTACCGTGACTAGTATGATTCCCGTGTATCTGAACGACAATTGGCTTTGGTTATTGCTTATCATTTGCAGACAACCTACCAAACGCTAATGGTTCCCGGGATGCAGCCGGCAATCCCTATACCTATCCAAGTGAGGATCGAGACGCTTAAGCTGACAATGATCAGAGGCACACGGCCAAATCTGGACAAGGTCTGCATGCACCAATACTGCAGGCCGTGATTACCGTGACTAGTATGATTCCCGTGTATCTGAACAACAATTGGCTTTAGTTATTGCTTATCATTTCCAGACAACCTACCAAACGCTAATGGTTCCCGGGATGCAGCCGGCAATCCCAATACCCATCCAAGTGAGGGTCGAGACGCTTAAGCTGACAATGATCAGAGGCACACGGCCAAATATGGACAAGGTCTGCATGCTGATGAGGTTAGCTGCATCCAGCACGATCTTGTAAATTGTCCTGCGGCTATAGCGCCAAAGAGACCGCCAAGGGGGCTAGCTACGTCCCATAGGCTCAGCCGTAAGGACGGGATGATGAGTGCTCCGTTCAATCGACGGCCGAAATCGCGTCTCACGAGGTCAGAGATGCTACGAAGACACAACTCGAAATAGTGCTTACTGGAACTCCGGCATGGCGGAAACATTTCCCACGATGAGTAAATCATACCCATAGCGCAGGATACCAGACGCCAGTGCTACGCAATAACCCAAGATCTTCGGGTAATGTTCGATAGCCGCCAAGAGCGATGAGGAAGGTGTTCCTTGCGACGAGAAAGGAACATGTTGCCTAGGAGGAACCTTACTATTCCTTGATAGGAGCATATGCCTGTGCGTAGAGCAGCGATCAACAATCGTACGATTGATGGCATGATATCCCCTTTTAAGTATCAATGCCGCGGCATGAATATACTCCGGAAACTCAGGGCCGACCGGGGGTAGTTGCCTGTACCTACGTGAAGTTTGCACGAAGTTGGATGATGAGTTCGGATGAGGTCCTAATTGCATAAACCCATGCCTCCATTGGATGCGATCATAGCAATTGGTGGGCTGAGTAACCCGGGTATGCAGCCATCGGTATGATGAGTGCATGCAGAACTGTGTCGTGACATTGATCTTATTCTGACAACAGTCACCTGCTGTAGGGGACTTGATCTGTCCGACAGAATGCGTGTCACATCATGGACCTGCAAGTTCTGGACATCGGATGAACGGAACAACGAGGTGTACCAGCAGAGCCAGGCCGCGACTTCGTAACATCACTGTCTCTGGCATAGATTTGCACCTGGTCGGTGTAGGTCACCCCGGCCAGCCTGGGCCATAAGCAGACCGACATTCCGTAGACTAACTGATGCTAACCAGGTTTAGATATACTTGAGCTTGAGCACGTTGAATTTCCTATTAGGGGGATATCCGGACGGCATCATATCAATACTCTGTTGGGCATCAAGCAGTGGAGAGTTCGAAAAGGGTCCTGTGAGCCGCCATTCGGAGACAGCTATGAGCTTCGCTCAAAGATAGCTGACTGACAGAGGACTTGGATCGCGAACATGCAGACTTAGACGGCAGTCAGTCGCTAGCTTCTCGACGTGAGCCGTCCTCAGGGGACGCTCATGCTGCAGAAAATTCTCCTAACCGTGCTATAACAGCGGCAATGGGTTCATCCTAGCCGTCTTCTCCTTGCAGGGATACGAAAATTTAGGCTGGTTAGTCACTGGGGATCccttgaagaagaccagTCAGAAGACTAGTCTCCAAAGCAGAAAAAGCAAGACAGGCACTAAGTAGCCGATCAGGAATGTTCTAGGAATGCCACCCATCCCGCCAGTCCCTGTCCGTTGCACGTGCCGAGATAAAGACGAAGATCAAAAAAGCAATTATTACAGGCGGACTtcaggggggaaggagttCCTGCTGCACCAGTGCTTactgtttgtttgttttgtgtgtgtggcgAGCTGCGAGGGACTTTTGCCTTTCTGGAAACGGTTTCCGATCGACGGAGATTGCGGAACAACCCTGGTCTAATACGTTACCGGGCTTCCGCGGACTTGCGAGGGCTACGATCCCGTGAGAAGCATTTGGATTTAATTTGGATTTTGCTTGTTGCTGGTCGGCTGTTTTGTGTGCGGTGGAACTCGGATAGTGGCAGCATCTGATCTATCGCAGTCAATCGTCTTGgtcgtttcttttttggaaaATCCGCCACGTGCTGCGGACGCGCTCGGACAAATGGCTTCCATGTGGCAAGATGGTCTTCTCCTACGCAGGCCTGTGTGTCAGTGAGATGAGGATTACGTTGGGACACATCATGGCCTGTCGATGGTGAAACGGCCAAACTGGATTTCTAGGTGACAGGCCCTTTCTCCGTCGGGGACCAACGTCAGCCAGCAGTCAAAGAAGGTCCACGCAATGTGGTCCCCATATATGTGCCGGTATTATTTTCCTGTTATCTTTTCTGGGTCGGGTTCACATGCCAGACTCAGAGGGAACAATGGCCTTGACTGGGGATCAGCTCGGGGACTTCTTTCTAAAATTAACGCCAATTTAAATTACACTTCGGCATGCGGGCCTGCTGTCTGCAGTGTGCTGCTAGTCGACTGCTCTTGCGTTCTATCAATCGCTCCATCGACCTTGTTAGATCCGCTTAGTGCTCCTGTGCCAGGCATTTTAGCGTCCGCGACTTTCCTCCaaatgggaaaagaaagtcaAGAGGCTACCGTCCGCCTGGGACCTGCACaaaaaggagggaggaggggggaggggctgATGCAGGAGCAGTAAGATTGCTCACTGAGATGATCCTGCATCCTGCAGTCGGAGTCAAGCCCGTATTCCGTCGGGCTAACTAAAGGCAGACATCAATCTACTCGGGATGAAATGAATGGTTTCTGGCATGAGTGGTTGATGTAGCTCAGTGTCAAAATCAAAACATACTGAAGGGATCCACACAGAGCATTCAACACCGTTCGAGAAGCCGGCTATTGATGCATGCCGCATTGGATCTGAGCGACAGTCAATAGTGGCAATTCCTTTTGATGGCTGGAGATTTCATAACACATTATTTGCATTCATTCAATTTGTTGTTTGCCATCCGTGCCTCGAGGCGGGCTATCCCCACCCTCCGGATGGGCTTCCGTGCCGGCGAAGGAGACCCGGTGAAgccctcttttttcccaaATAGCAGAGGATCTGCTTGAGTCGTGAGGCTGTCAATCTCTGACGGGGCGGGGATTTCGCTACACAAGATGTCTGAATTATTTGGACAGTAACTCCTGGAAGGTTGGAGGggtttttttctccttctcctacTGTTTTTTGTACTTCTATTTTTGCTGGGAACGCGTCGGTTAAGCAACGCGGTTCCTGTTCTTCCCAGCCCCTGGATTCAATCCACCGCAACCACAAGCAACTCCCAAGTGCCAAACCAACAACCTAAACTCCCTACCATCCATGGTTCTACCCCTCGCATTCGGGGACTCCCTGCCCATGACAGTTAGAAAGGGACGGCCCCTGTCCCGATAGAGTATAAAATTTCTGCACCGTCCCTGACTCGTCCGTCGGGGATGCTTCCTTTCCTGGTGGCAAATCCGACCGAAGTGGATCTACAGCACCACGCACCCAATTGACGTCCACTGGTGCATTGAAGCTACCGACAGGCTGGAgcagcatctcctccacctccaaatTCAGACTAATCGCAAACACGCTTAAGAAATCAGAAGCCATTCGCAGACGGGCCCTGACTCGAAGGGAGTCCGCTCACGTCTCCCATCCACAAACAAGACCCAACAACGGCCTGCCAGCCCTGAATCCACCGCAATTATACTGGACCGTGGACACGGTCCAACATCTGCAAAAGTAGAAACAAATTGACACTTCCTGCAGTCCAACTAAGCGAGCCTGCTCAGCTCGCCTGGCTCAAGTTAGTCCTACGTAGATCGCCTTCTCTTTTAGGAGTGCGCACAAgcccatcaccatctcctGGCAGAGGGCGGATGAACATCTGCGACCCGACTAGTCCTGCACCGTTTGGGATCCGACGCGATTAGCTTCGTGTCTACTGCTAGTCCCGGTACTGGTTCTGGACCTCCCCGGCATTTCGGGCCTTCTCATATATTGGGTCATCCCCACCCCGCGggagctgagctgagcttTCTCGAACATGCCTCGACTGCGTCTGTAGCATGGCTAAGGATGACCGCAGCCTCGAGGTCAAGGCGGTTGCGGCCGCCTTTATGTCAGTTGCGTGTGTGACTGTCATACTACGATGTTATGTGCGCGGATGGATCGTGCGAGCCTTCGGCTGGGATGACtgggccatggtggtggccATGGTACGTCTGATCCTGTATTGACTTCAACGCATGGTGTTCTAATCAGCAGCATGTCTAGGGCTTCTACGCCATGTTTTCGGGATGTATGATTGGAGGCAGTCTATACGGTACTGGACGACGTTTCAAAGACTTGGATGCGCATCAGCGTGTAACCGCCATGGAGGTCGGTACTCCTATTCCTTTCACCCTCACACATTCCCCCTAACATGGGCCGAATATAGTACTGGTGGTTTTGTGAG
It contains:
- a CDS encoding uncharacterized protein (COG:G;~EggNog:ENOG410PIK6;~InterPro:IPR005828,IPR036259;~TransMembrane:3 (i12-32o52-72i84-102o);~antiSMASH:Cluster_1.8;~go_component: GO:0016021 - integral component of membrane [Evidence IEA];~go_function: GO:0022857 - transmembrane transporter activity [Evidence IEA];~go_process: GO:0055085 - transmembrane transport [Evidence IEA]); its protein translation is MISNNQSQLSFRYTGIILVTVITACGIGAWPASYAVGGEASSLRLRAKSQGLGWFVAGLSSVVFNLILPYIFNPDQGALRGKTGFVCAGFSAIALVGTWLYLPEMKDQAPSEIDDMFGAVVPARQFRKWSPLIADPPSSDRSPQA
- a CDS encoding flavodoxin and radical SAM domain protein (COG:C;~EggNog:ENOG410PGWZ;~InterPro:IPR007197,IPR013917,IPR034556,IPR029039, IPR013785,IPR008254;~PFAM:PF04055,PF08608;~antiSMASH:Cluster_1.7;~go_function: GO:0003824 - catalytic activity [Evidence IEA];~go_function: GO:0010181 - FMN binding [Evidence IEA];~go_function: GO:0051536 - iron-sulfur cluster binding [Evidence IEA];~go_function: GO:0051539 - 4 iron, 4 sulfur cluster binding [Evidence IEA];~go_process: GO:0008033 - tRNA processing [Evidence IEA]); the protein is MEASANEGLLAFWHSYRLPLLLALATLVVLVRAYRKLQPKSKIATASSIPSSPRSHSPEKREKTISQSTEKDVKADSKPSVVEKDASQKQAGPKRVTGKKPLKVAGRRRGSDQEPPVSFIQPIIFFASLTANTERYAQVLLEDLRAAARDRADPENRERGLLPPQIHDLSYVDFDDYFISAPKPPSTSPGTRYVYCMLIPTYNIDTILNTFLGHLDETHHDFRIDTAPLSGLAGYSVFGFGDREGWPTEEEGFCSQAKELDRWMAKLTGRKRAYPLGFGDVKSDADSALKEWSRGLQDILGDIVENGGLGEGVPGSGDPLESDEEDLDDEGSDSDKANGRKRNKNQSVVDLEDIKFNSDAASGSPIPVDFTTGGKTPAPATEKEMVPKTSPTYASLTKQGYTIVGSHSGVKICRWTKSALRGRGSCYKFSFYGIRSHLCMEATPSLSCSNKCIFCWRHGTNPVGTTWRWKVDDPELIFNGVKEGHYKKIKMMRGVPGVRAERFAEAMRIRHCALSLVGEPIFYPHINRFLDMLHSEHISSFLVCNAQHPDQLETLHRVTQLYVSIDASNRESLRKIDRPLHRDFWERFQRCLDILREKRHYQRTVFRLTLVKGFNIDDEVIGYANLVEKALPCFIEIKGVTYCGTSTSAGAGLTMQNVPFYEEIQQFVTSLNAELERRGLKYGIAAEHAHSCCALIASERFHVNGKWHSRIDYDRFFQLLEKEKADGTSFTPEDYMRETEDWALWGNGGFDPNDERVYRKGKKKAIQAAVETQG